CGATGCCTCCGCCGTCTCCGGCGGAATGTGCATCGACCGGGGTCCGTGCCGTGCGAGCGGCGCGACCAAGGCTGTTCGAGGAGTCCCATCCCATGCGTTCACGCATCATCGCTGTCATGGCCGCCACGGTTGCCGCCACCGCGGCACTTGCGCAACCCGCCCACGCCGCCCCGCTCGTCGACGGGGTGTACCGGTTCGCGGCTCTCCAGGACGGCAAGTGCCTGATCTGGCCCAAACCGAACGGAAACAGGGGCATGGTGTCGCTGGGCGACTGCACGGAGAACGCGAACACCTCGGCGAACTGGCAGGTACGGCAACGCCCCAACGGAACGATGGAAGTCTCCACGCCGGGCTCGAACCCCCGCACCTGCCTGAGCCTGGCCACGGATTACCGGGTGATGGCCAACGACTGTGCCGGCAAGTACGCCGAGTGGACCGTCTCCTACGGCTCCGCCGGACCCGGCAGCGTGGTGTGGGCCGACATCGAGCACACCCCCAGCGACCAGTCCAACTCATGGGGCAAGCTGGTGGACGACCCCGGCGTAAACGGTCACATCGTGGTGAGGCGGGCCCCCATCGAGCCGCACTACTGGGCATTGCAGCAGGTCGGCTAGGAGTGCACCTCGCACCCGCACCACCCCGCGCTCCCGGGACGCGATTCCCCGGGGGGCGCGGGGTGCGCCGGCTGCGTCATGACCCGCAGACGCGCCAAAGTGTCGGATCGCGCTGGGTGCGGCCACTCGGCTAGCCCGCAGATTCACCCGCGTGCGGGCTCAGGGACCCCGCGCCGACCAGGATGAACAGGACGATGCCCAGGATGATCCGGTAGATCACGAACGGCATGAAGCTCTTGGTCGTGATGAACTTCATGAACCAGGCGATGACCACGTACCCCACACCGAACGCGATGAAGGTCGCGAAGATCGTCGGGCCCCACGACACATGGCCCTCACCCGCGTCCTTCAGCTCGAAGACGCCGGAGGCGAGCACCGCCGGAATGGCAAGCAGGAACGAGTAACGTGCCGCCGCCTCACGGGTGTAGCCCATCAGCAGACCACCGCTGATGGTCGCGCCCGACCGGGAGACGCCCGGGATCAGCGCCATCGCCTGGCAGAAGCCGAAGATCAGCCCGTCCTTGACGCCGAGCTCCTTGAGCGACTTGCGCTCCTTGATGGCACGGTGCTTGCCGCCGTTCTCGTCGCGTGCGGCAAGGCGGTCGGCGATGCCGAGGACGATGCCCATCACGATCAGCGTGGTGGCGATCAGGCGCAGATCGCGGAACGGGCCCTCGATCTGGTCCTTGAACGTCACCCCGAGCACGCCGATGGGAATCGAGCCGACGATGACCAGCCAGCCCATCTGCGCGTCGTGGTCGCCTCGCATCGAACGGTCCGTCAGCGACTTGAACCACGCCGAGACGATGCGGACGATGTCCTTGCGGAAGTAGATGAGGACTGCGGCCTCCGTGCCGATCTGGGTGATCGCGGTGAACGCCGCGCCAGGATCGTGCCAGCCGGCGAACG
This genomic interval from Streptomyces sp. NBC_00464 contains the following:
- a CDS encoding undecaprenyl-diphosphate phosphatase, which gives rise to MSWFESFVLGLVQGLTEFLPISSSAHLRLTAAFAGWHDPGAAFTAITQIGTEAAVLIYFRKDIVRIVSAWFKSLTDRSMRGDHDAQMGWLVIVGSIPIGVLGVTFKDQIEGPFRDLRLIATTLIVMGIVLGIADRLAARDENGGKHRAIKERKSLKELGVKDGLIFGFCQAMALIPGVSRSGATISGGLLMGYTREAAARYSFLLAIPAVLASGVFELKDAGEGHVSWGPTIFATFIAFGVGYVVIAWFMKFITTKSFMPFVIYRIILGIVLFILVGAGSLSPHAGESAG